The DNA window AGGCCGACAAAGGATTGGTGCGCTTCTCCCTTTCAAGCGTCTCCGCTCCATTTTCAGGCTTTGCTTTTTCACTCccgctgtgtgtgttggaGCGCATGCGGACGTCTCCGCGAGACGGCtctacggcggcggccgcgacgtCCTTGGCGAGCAGCATCAGCCATCACCTCTCCTTGGAACTTGGCGACTCGTACGAAGGCGCTGTTGAGGTGAAGCGTGGTGTAGCCATTCCCCATGGACGCGGTGTTTGGCGCTCTGGCGACGGCCGAGCGCGGTACGAGGGCCACTttgtgcagcgctggcgtgaCGGCTACGGACGCCTGTGCACACCCACGTTCACACTGTGGGCACGGTGGCGGATGGATCGGCCTGacctctcctcctctacTCGTGTCGACTATCCGAACGGGGATCGCTACTGCGGTTTTGTGGAGCTGAAAGTGAAGCAGCCACCCTCGGCACAGGCCCGCTCCAAGTTCAGCGCCTGGGCCGCCTCTGTGGAGCCGTCGCGGCACTGCTGGGGTGAGCTGGTGACGTTCAGCGGCGATCGTTACGTTGGGGAGTGGGCGGACAATGAGCGCGAGGGCTTCGGGTGCTACATGTGGGCCAGCGGGAGCCGGTACATTGGTCGGTTCCGCCGCGGCCAGTTCCACGACACTGGTACTCTTTTCGTATTTCCTGCCGAGGTGGAggtgtgtctctctcgcttgtGCAGCGATGGTGGATGGAGCTGCGGGAGCGGCGATAGCAAGCCACTCGCTGAGCGTCACGCACCATGCGGGGCGGCTCGATGGCCTCCGGCGTCGCGACCAGGATGGGACGGCGTCGTGCTGGATGTGGTGTGGCGTGATGGCAAATTCAGCGGTGAGGGGCACGTTACGCTGCCGTCTGGCGTTCGCATATCCGCCGACTGGCGCAACGCTTCCAGCCCCGTAGATGGAGAGCTCGTGCTGCCCAGTCTCACTCCACAGGCCCGCATGGACACGGAGGTGTACGAGTGGCGCGAGAGCTTCCAGTGGGAGTCGCTGCTGAGCAACGCCGATGCCGaggcgcgccgcatcgcttaTGAGAAGGCTGACATATCTCGTGAAGGCATCCAGCAGTCCAACTCGACAGAGtacgtgcgcagctgcgtgctTGAACTGCTCAACACTCACAAGGTCGCCAAGACGGCTTTGCATGTGTTCCGGCGCTGCTTCTACTGCCTGTATGGCACTTGCGGTGTAGACACGGAAGTGGGTGCTGGTGGTCACGGCAACCCACTCGGGTGGTGCACGCTGCGTAATGCGTATGGCGGCTGCATCCACCCAGCGGAGGGGCGGTGCATCAGCGCTGCGGACCTTGACCTGGCCTTGCGTGATATTGCGTCGCTGGCGCGTTCGATGGTGCGCTGGGTGCTGGACATGGTAGGGCCGGAGCAGCAGTCGAAGGTGCTCGACTATGGAGGGGAGGCTCTGGTGGGTCGCTGGGTGGCAGACCGCGTCTTTCAGCACTGCTATCCCGTCTTGCTAAACTTGTACAGCCAGGTTTACCGcgcggaggagacggcgctggcggcgtctgtagcgcggctgcgcgatgCCGTCACCCTCGACGACATTGGCGTTGCCTTTGCCCGCCAAAGTGAGAGCCAGGAGAAGCTCTTCGACCCGTACACGGACGCGGTGCACTGTGTAGAGAAGCTGAACAACGAGGCGCAGACTctcacgcagctgctcaaGGTGTTGGTGCAATGGTCCCGCGAGATCGACCTCTCCACGCGCCTCACGCAGGCATGCACCGATGGACGGCAGAAGCCTGCGAGGAGCACCTCCGGCTCCGCCGATGATCTGCTGCCTATTCACCAGTATGTGCTGAGCCAGTCTCGCTGCAGGCGACTCTACGCCGTCACCAAACTGCTGTCCGACTTTGCAGCCGAGCCGCTGTTTATGGAGTCCACCTCGCAGGAGGCGTTCGGCGTCACGACACTgcaggcgtgcgtgctgaccctgcttcgcctgcaccCGTGGGAGAGGGACGCGTCGAACATTCTCGTACCGTTTTCTGTGGCGCTGGACGGCGTACgagaggtggtgcagcggcgggcggcACTCGCAGAGTGGGTCCATGAAGCCTGCAGCGGTGTCTCTTTCGCCGCGTCAACAGATGCGCCGACCTTGGATGTGGTGGAGCGAGTGATGAGCCGCTATGTGGCGTTGTGGGTTCCTCGCATGGTTGGCTGGATGGGCGAACACGCCAACGCCACCTCCGACCCTCAGCCGGTCGACAATGGCGAGTTCACGCAGGAAGAGCTCTCCCTGGTGTTCCTTGGACCACCTATCGctgacggcgaggaggcgctctgCTTCTGCTGTTGGCTGTACGCCAGCGCTCTTTTAGATTCGGTGCACATGCGGCTTCTCCTCGGGCCCCATAccgtgccgcaccgccttAGTCGCGCCGAGGACGTGGCAGAGGCGTGTACGCAGCTGCGGGGGTGGGCTGCAGGTgcaagcgccgctgcgccaaTGCAGTTGCAGGTCAAAGTAGCCGTTTCCTCGCCGCCGGCTGTGCCAAGCCGTCTGCTGAGCCTGGAGAGCCACCTCACCGAGCTTCTCCACGAATTGTAGTCCTTAggcatgtgcgtgcatgcggtGGCGGGGGTGATGCCATGGTAGGGTGgtctgtgtgcgcatgtcgCGCCtgcttcgctctctctctctctctctcgctgttttcaccgtttttttttttgtgtgtgtgtgtttgtgtgtgttgctcTTTGACACTTGTGGACGGCTTCGCCTGcctgccgcctcgctgctgttgctacTCTGCGTGTGCTTCCAGCTTTTCCCTTTCTGCCGTCGACCCACTTGGCTGGCGCTCGCTTGCTTCTCGCGTTTGCTTTTCTGTGCGCCCCTTCGCCCATTCGGTCTTgccatctccctctctgcgcgTGATGGTGTGTGCTCCGGCGGTCTCTTGATACGCGTTTCACATCTCTCCttgcactgctgctggtgaATGCCGTTTTCTCTTCCCGAGTGAACGCCGCTGGAAGCCGTTCTTTCGCCTCCACCGTACACGTGACCACTTTCTGAAACCAAGCATGAGCGGCATCGCCAGAGATGATAAACGAGCAAACACGCGGACATGCATGATGCACTTTATCAGGCGATTCAGGCTACAGCGGATGTATCAACGTCCCTTCTCAACCCTCTTGGTGAGCACGCTGAAGTCGTGCGGTGGCTCATTCTCAGAATGCAGCACTGTTGCTTCTCTCATCCCCGGCGCCCCCTTCACCTCATGTGCTGTCATTCTCTCTATCCACATCGACTCACCCCCGTCGtggcccctctctctctctctctttcgtctCGCTTCCGCCGTTTGTGTGTCTCGGTGccacctctttctctccctgccACACGACGTAGAACTGTGTGCACTTCCTCCGTACTTAGGTCTCTTCATCCCTCTACACCGCCCAACACCCGCTGCCTCTTattttcctttttgtttcACCGCCCGCCCTCGACATCGTTTTGCCTTTCGCTTCCGTTGTTTCTTCAttgtccccctccctttctctctctctctcgcttacTGTGCTTTGTTTGTCTTGTGTGTCTTGGTGTGGGTGCGTCTCCCGCACacgcccgcacacacacacacacacacacgcacacacacgcacacacacacacatacacacatacacacatatatattTTCTAGCCTGTCTGCCTTTTTTGCTGTTTCTGTTGATCAGTCTGTATACACAAAGCTGTGCGCTCTTTCGCTGGCTCTGCTGTATCACCACCctctcaccccctcctttAGTGAATAACAACCAGTTGTGCGCGCTTGGCCgtcctctttctccccccAATCTCCGCCACAgacgcaccaccacacaccgCAGACGTCCGCTTCACTCGGCAGCCTCAGCCACTCGCGCTCTCCCTTCGCGTAAACAAGCGCCCtgtgttttctctctttcgctaCGCCTAGCAGAAGACCGAACGCTCACCTGGGAGAGAGCGCCAGGCGTCGAGCCGACCAACATCAGCTAAAAGGGGCGCCTAAACGCCATCCTCGTAGAGACACGGTTGTGTCACAAAGCATACGCCTCCATCCTGTTACagtctctctttctctgcgtgtgcgtgtgtgagtcCCGCTCTCCTTCGCACTTACCCCCCGGCGCGTACGTGCGTGCTTTCTCTGTATCACTCTCGATACCACAACCGTCTCGGGGACTGACCACCGTACGAAAACGCAACGAGCATCCGCTTCTCTCTTTGCTGTCTTCCGCGTAGCGCacatacccccccccccccctccctcgtctATCTGTGTGCggtgccctcctcctccaggcCACCGCCAACcgctcccccttccccgcgCGTAAGCCGGCAAACATCAGCCGTTTGTTTTCTCCTCTTGGCGGCCGTCTCTGTGCACAAGCGCATACACGCCTcccctcgctcgctctcaGCGACGACACATTTCCCTTCTGCACACCTCAAGCGCCCCCCCACCCCGTCAAAATGTTCATGAAACTTTTCAAgaagaaggaaaagaaggaCAAAGAGGAGGACAAGAAGTCCGAGTCGACGCCTACCTTGGAGAACAAGCGTGTGGAAACCCCTGAGGCGCCGGAGAAGCTGACCAAAGACGACTTCGAGACCCTCGATGTCCTCGGCAAGGGCTCCTTTGCCTACGTGGTGCTGTGCCGTCGCCTCTCCACGAACAAGTACTACGCCATGAAGGTGATCAACAAGCAGGGCCTGCTGGACCACAAGCGAGTGCAGGACGTCTTTACGGAGCGCAACGTGCTGACTCGCCTGAACCACCCCTACTTGCTGAAACTGTACTGGACCTTCCAGTCGGAGCACAAGCTGTTCTTCGTCATGGACTACATGCCTGGCGGTGACCTCGACAAGTACATGAACTCCGTCCCGAAGAAGCAGCTCGACCCGGCAACAGCGCAGCTGTACGGTGCCGAGATCCTCTTGGCCATTATGTGCCTGCACGAGCACAGCGTCATATATCGAGATCTAAAGCCAGAGAACATTCTGCTGGATGGTGAGGGCCACTGCGCTCTTGCAGACTTCGGCCTGTCCAAGGATTTCCACAAGGACGGCCAGGACGTCTCCGACAAGGAACTGCGCGCCAACTCGTTCGTCGGGTCGCCGTTCTACGTGGCTCCTGACGTGCTGCGCCAACGTGAGTACACCAACGCAGTGGACTTCTGGTCCTTCGGCATTCTGCTGTACCGCATGCTGTGCGGCCGCACTCCCTTCAATGGCCGCAGCATGACGGAGGTGTTCGACAACATCTTGTACTCTGACCTCTCTTTCCCCAGtggcgtggcggtgtcgccgGAAGCCAAGGATCTGATCAGCCGCTTGCTCATGAAGGACCCCAACCGTCGCATCAAGGGCCCTGAGGTGAAGCAGCACCCCTACTGGACCGGGATCAGCTttgaggaggtggcgcagcgcaagaTTGCCCCATCGCGGTGGACCCCACTGCCGTCGGTGGAGGAGATGCTGGCTGCGCGCAAAAACGTCAGCGCTGGCCCCTCGACCTCTTTGAAGAACCCGCACCACGTCGTGAATACGCCGGCACAGAGCTCGCAGCTCAACGATGGCCAGCAGAGGTTGTTTGGCGGCTTCTCCTGCACGGCGGACAGCCACCTGAACAACAGCTGACGCGGCCGGGGCATGCGCGAACCTGCAAACGCGgcttgctgcggcgccaAAGGACGGGAGGGCGCAGGAAAGGAATCCTTAAAACGGAAATACAACCGAAGACGCATTTTCGTCTGTTTAAGCTTGCGTTTTCGTCATCTTAGCGTTGGGTGGTGTCTCCCTTGCGcttggtgtgcgtgtgtttctCTTTCACACGcgcgcccctcctccctctccctcccccttcgttTTCTGCATGAAGACAAGAAGAAGCCATGTACTCTACTACCCAGGcaaacacacagagacgcacttgcacacacccacatacCCAGGACCATATCACAAGCGGAATCGTTGTGTGCATGCACGGtgtggagggcggcgccaAGTTGTCTTCTCACGTctgagcgcgcgtgtgcatgagTGTGACGATACAGCCACCGACTGCTTGAATGGCCTACCCACGTCGGCGAAGATTTTCGCAtagacgcgcacacacagccgtCAATCGTTATCATGCGCACGAACACTTTTGAAAAGGAGTGACGGGCCATTCTTTATCCGTGCGCCACCAGTCTCTCCCTCATACAGGCGCACTCCTTCCACAAAGCACACGCCCGTCGTCAACGGCCACAAATCCCTCTtacctcccttcccttctccctccctccccctctctatgtgcgggtgcgtgtgtgtatgcttgCTTAGATTATTATCTCTTCACTTTTTTTCTCCCTTTGCTCGCTCTGCACCTGCCGCTGTCGTCATCTTGCTGTTTTGCGTACACGTGCTCATGTCCTTCCGGATCTCTTACTCGCTGCCATCGGTGCTCTTCTCGTTGCAGCGTAGCCAGCGTGTGTCTTTCTGTCCGTCCGTCTTcccatgtgtgcgtgccacCGCTGAAATgtgatctctctctctctctttcgtgcTGCGTCCCGGTGCGGACGCAGCCGATGTGCGCGTAGATCACagtccctctctcgctctttcctCACCGGCGGAGGtactactactactactacGAGAGACGCGATCGTGCGATACTGGCTGGTGCTCCTCTACTTCTTGATGTTTTCGTCTTCTCTTGTGGATCTACcaaccccctcctccccccggTTCCCTCCGATTCCTTGTGCTTCCCACCAACCCACCCGCCCTCCATACGCCACCAGAGTCTTGTTGAGTtgctcgttttctttttttttgctttgttCGGCATTCTTGAGCTGGCTCCCTGTGTTCTTCCCTGCCATTCTTCTGCGACACtcccacacatgcacactccctctctcaccaTCTCCACCTCCTAGTTGTCCTTGCCACCGCATCCATCGGCGTGGAGTTGTTGTAGGGGCTAGCAGGGTCACGTGCGCTGTTTTATGTGTATGTAACTGTGTCTGTGGGCTCGAGCCTTGAAAGCAGCTCTCTTGCCAAGGTTCGTTGGCCTACAGCGTGCGTTTATCTATCAATCCcactttctctcttttcgtcTTGCCTCTCTTTTCTCCGCTCACTGCCGCCAACAGTGTcatccccccttccccacttCGTCTCCTGCCGAGCCGTGCCTCTCCTTGCACACACTGCACACTTGCGTACTCAGCAATGCCGCCATGCGTGTCGTTGGGTGAGTGTGACATCCGCccgtatacatatatatatatatatatatgtttgGGGCGGACTGCCTTGCCACAGGGATGTGTCCGTGTGTCTCGGGTGGACAGGCCCACAAGGCGGCATGTGGGTAGGCAGAGGAGGTACACCACCGGATGCAATGTGCGTGCGGGGGTGCCGCAACGGCTGCACACCCGAATCACAAGCGAAGGTCTCTCTCCCACACTCGTTTTGTCCGACTGCCATCTTCTTCTTTTTGGCTTGTTTGATTTcattttctcttttttttcgcctaTGTGAGTTTGCAGTTGTTCTTGGAGCTGCACGAACATGGACGACTGCATGCCCTCGCGGTATGTGAGAGTGTTGTGGTCTCCGTGCCTTTGGCTCTTGGGCGAGGAGAGCATGTGCATCCGCGTGCTTGTCTGTCTCTGCACGTGTGTGACACCCGCGCCCCGCCTCATCCCGCCGCATTTATGGCGTGTGTAGATACTTGAGTGTTTGTCCGTTTTTTTGCCTTCGTTGGCGGGCGCGTGTGTTTCGAGGCCTTCGCCAGCGCAGGTGGGCGCCTGCGTTGtaaaggaggagagagaagttATGCGACTCGGTTTCTTTGTTAGACGAGCTTTCCTCGAGATGGAGAGCGGGCGATTGATGCGCGTTGTCATGTGCGCACGGCTCTGTGGATGTTCGCGTGCGCCTTTCTGTGCGCGTAGGTATGCTAATGTGCATATATGTgtctggtgtgtgtgtgtgtggtgtgcgtgtgtggaggacAGAGGCGAAACAGCCCTCGAATGCGGCGCGCGTCGACAGCCACCCACCCAGGCTGGCACCCCGTacacgctgctgccacccGCCTTATCGAGGGTCGCACAGCTTTGTCCGAAGAACTGCCGCTTTCCACCTTTCAACGGGGCGCAGCCTCTCGACAGGGCCTGGGTTTCCACGGAGTCGGTAACAGcgtcctctctcttgcgccTTCTCGGTTACCTTTCCACTCGTGTTGCTGTGCATGTCAGCCCAGTGTGCTTCCCGTGTTCGCCTCTTTCTTCCTTGTTTTCTTAATACGTGTCCGTGAaccgctgctcttcttcagtgtctcgcacacgcgcactaGCATGCGCACCCTCTCACCTCCCTCGCGGACGACCCAtaagaacacacacacacacacacacacacgcacacacacatttcTCGCGTAGAATTGTCGCTGCAAAGTGCAGATGACGTCTAACGGCGACGGCCAGCGTCACGGCTTCCGTTATGGTGCTCCTGCAGCCGTCGTTGACCCGCTGCTATCGTTTCTCTTTGATCTGCGGCGGATGGAGGATACCGTTCTATCCACTCTCGAACACATCGGAGTCCGGCGGCGCGACCTGCCTCGTCCTTTTGGGGGTGGTTCATCCGCATCCCCACCGCAAGTACCAGCCACCGCGGACGACGATGTGGCAGTATTTTTCGACGTGCCGTCGTTGCGGATGCCAGCGTCTGACCCCATCGGCGCCTATGCCCACGAGATCGCTGCAAACCGCTCTGATGCGCGCGATGTGAGCGTAGGGGGTGTGATACACCAACTACTGAGCTGGCTAGACTCCCAGTCGTCTTCATCTCAGTCGTCTCCAGTTTCATCGAAGCAGCTCCTGACGATTTTTGCGACGGCTACTGGAGCAGGGGCAGATGTCTTCTTGCGCGACGCGGCCACACTCGATGATACCCACATTGAACGTACATTCCAGAGAGCCAAACCTGACAAGAGCGCGGCATCACCAACACCCGATGAGGAGACCCTTGCGTACGGCGATGACAGCACGGCGCGCCTTGTCGGTActctcaccgccgccgatatccacgcggcggtgcaggagtGGCGCGGGTACGAGAGACTTCTCAAAAGCAGTGTGGCGGAGATGAAGGCAACATTGGCGGCCGTGACCGCGGCGCGGCCGAGTAGCTCATACAGCTGTCATGCGAAGTGGGTCGAGCGTACCCGAAGTGGTGGAAAGTCAACGTCCGTGGTTCCAGCCAGCGCTGTGCTCAAGAGGAACTATGAGGAGTTGATCAGCCTCAACGACGCGCTGGCGACCTGCCAGGCTGCGGTGCACACCGCTTACGTGGCACTAGAGGACAATCTGGACGTGCTGTTGGAGGAAGCACAGACGGTGGACCGACAGGAGCGGCTCTTTCAGCATCACGTATCCATGGCGCGCCGCGAGTGCGCTGCGTTGCATGCATTACGCAGTCGTATCAAGCAAGCTCGCAGAGCACTGCAGAGGTGTGTCTACAGTCAGCGCCGTAGGACTCAAGTGCAGCCTCGCTAGAGGGTGAAAGGTGCCCACGAGCACctgcatgtgtgtgggtggggtcGTTGGCGGTTTCTGGTCACCACGAAAGAGAGGCTGTGTGTTCTACGTGGAGAGGCgggagaaaggagggggcCAGGGGGTGATGCCTATTTTTGTCAGAGGGATTCTCTTCGCCTCTCATTTGGAGGCCACCCGGCTtcctctgctgccgtgcgcgcctgcccacacgcgcgcactctCCCCCCATTCCCTTTTCCGTATTCCACACCTCAGCGCTGCCCCAGCGGCTGacgacgcggctgccgcggatTCGATGCACACAAGTAGTTGCCTCCGCACACGTAATGAACCACGCTCGGCGCACGCTGACGGCGACTGGCAgggctgcgtgtgtgcagctgcttcacTGAAAAGCGAAAGTGTGGCGCAACTCCGGCACCCTTTTGCCTTTTCTCGCtttcttcccccttcccccccccccctcactgACGGCggatggggtggtggtgggaggagggacaCACGCCTCAGCGAGTCGTCTCGCAGGGCTCCGtgcacccaccccctctccccactcgGTGTGTGGCGAAGCCGggcagcccctcccctcccctattCCGGCCAATGCACAGCCCCTTCTCGTGGTGAGAGGGCCAGGCGCCTACGACGTTGGGGAGTCGGAGAGACTCCGCGCTACTCATGTCGGCGGTCCGGTGGTGGACGGCGTTGCaccggagcgacctgcggcactgcgcacgcgtgtgccatccatatgatGGGCACAGTGTGTCAACGTGGCTGGAGCGTATCCCACTCGGCCCTCACTGCTTAGTGGTGCGGGGCGGCTCAGGCGCCCCGCGAGGGATATGCACCACGTGGCGAGCAGCATgggtggagcggctgcggggCGACCTGGGATGCGGGCGGGCGCGTTGCCTTTGAGGCGGGGGCCGTGCTGAGATGACCgggtcggcgcgctgctgtgacgcgcgtgtctacggctgctccgcgccacgcgatgcgagggggaggggccctgtggcagggccggGGGTGCAGCGTCGACCTCGCGTTGTATGGCAGCGAGACGGTCACGTTGGCGAATCTCTTTCTCCTTTTATGCTTCTCCCTTTTCCGTTCTCCGCGACATCGCCACCTGAGCGGCTAtcgccgacacacgcgcacttgCCACTGTGACGTACACtcagccacacacacgcagtcACTTGACTCCACACCTCCCTCTCGGTTGCAGCGGCTTGCCATTCTGAATCCCGTCCCTCTGCCCCGTGTCAGTGAGTGGGCGCGCCGTAATTAGCTATGGGCCGTACGAATGCGAAGAAGCAGGAGGCGCGAGAGGAGCGCCTCAGCAAGCTTCCTCAGTCAGATCGATTGACGAAGATCGCCATCATCAAGAAGAAGGAGGGGCGCGTACTCGATGCGGCTGAAAAGCACGCACTGAAGATGTCGTCGGAGCAT is part of the Leishmania major strain Friedlin complete genome, chromosome 25 genome and encodes:
- a CDS encoding putative serine/threonine-protein kinase, coding for MFMKLFKKKEKKDKEEDKKSESTPTLENKRVETPEAPEKLTKDDFETLDVLGKGSFAYVVLCRRLSTNKYYAMKVINKQGLLDHKRVQDVFTERNVLTRLNHPYLLKLYWTFQSEHKLFFVMDYMPGGDLDKYMNSVPKKQLDPATAQLYGAEILLAIMCLHEHSVIYRDLKPENILLDGEGHCALADFGLSKDFHKDGQDVSDKELRANSFVGSPFYVAPDVLRQREYTNAVDFWSFGILLYRMLCGRTPFNGRSMTEVFDNILYSDLSFPSGVAVSPEAKDLISRLLMKDPNRRIKGPEVKQHPYWTGISFEEVAQRKIAPSRWTPLPSVEEMLAARKNVSAGPSTSLKNPHHVVNTPAQSSQLNDGQQRLFGGFSCTADSHLNNS